A part of Sebastes fasciatus isolate fSebFas1 chromosome 10, fSebFas1.pri, whole genome shotgun sequence genomic DNA contains:
- the LOC141774736 gene encoding protein FAM53C-like: MVTLITEQLRKQSLEEPYYKAFSFNVSLPAVGSSPTVSWSACRSTQETSSATHPSSKANLLGDSCGLDSPWCPSHSGEPLQRPEVSFTNQAFQSSPPPPPPKRHCRSLSVPEDLSRCRSTWHPSASKVWTPVKRGCRSGGASSSSSGASSLPLCGPSSSFTSSSLHSSSSPTFFSLALSSDSPLPWSFSWDPCDKLKGACSASFATPSSCSSSPAPLVSHSVLQRRFSLSPVHIQDASVVLLPPQPSPASALTYGCSGMEHPALSPSPTSACSTPSSSRRDLHPALPRCHSQPCDMRKPRLKRRHDPDVLPCPRPGLDFSKMTQIGNPESLACGTGGCIFPASSQAEHRSAFSPAEILGRASIGPLSESEEEEEEDDNRKRTAIDGGQKIVFERDCIELDLNLIEEN; the protein is encoded by the exons ATGGTGACGCTTATCACAGAGCAGCTCCGTAAGCAGAGTTTGGAAGAGCCTTATTACAAGGCTTTCTCGTTCAATGTG TCATTACCTGCAGTGGGCTCCAGTCCCACTGTCTCGTGGAGTGCTTGTAGATCGACACAAG AGACCAGCTCAGCTACACACCCATCATCCAAAGCTAACCTTCTGGGTGATTCCTGTGGACTAGACTCCCCATGGTGTCCTTCCCACTCTGGAGAACCTCTCCAGAGACCGGAGGTTTCTTTTACAAACCAGGCTTTCCAAAgctcacctccaccaccacctccaaaACGCCACTGCCGGTCCCTCTCTGTTCCAGAGGACCTGTCTCGGTGTCGCTCCACCTGGCATCCTAGTGCATCCAAGGTTTGGACCCCGGTCAAACGTGGCTGCCGAAGTGGAGGAGCATCTAGTTCGAGCTCTGGAGCCAGCTCATTGCCACTTTGTGGTCCCAGTTCCTCTTTCACCTCTTCCTCCCTACACTCATCTTCTAGCCCTACCTTCTTTAGCCTAGCACTGTCCTCTGACTCCCCACTACCATGGAGCTTCTCATGGGACCCCTGTGACAAATTGAAAGGAGCCTGTTCTGCCTCCTTTGCTActccttcctcctgctcctcctcaccaGCCCCCCTGGTTTCTCACTCAGTGCTGCAGCGCCGCTTCTCCCTCTCCCCTGTGCACATTCAGGATGCCTCCGTGGTACTCCTGCCCCCCCAGCCCTCCCCTGCTTCTGCTTTGACATATGGCTGCTCTGGCATGGAACACCCGGCCCTGTCTCCGTCTCCCACTTCAGCCTGCAGCACGCCATCCTCCTCCAGGCGCGACCTGCACCCGGCGCTGCCGCGATGCCACTCGCAGCCTTGCGACATGCGCAAACCTCGCTTGAAGAGGCGCCATGACCCAGATGTTCTGCCCTGCCCCAGGCCAGGCCTTGACTTCAGCAAGATGACACAG ATTGGTAATCCCGAGAGCCTAGCGTGTGGTACAGGTGGCTGCATCTTTCCAGCGTCTTCCCAGGCAGAGCATCGCTCGGCCTTCTCCCCCGCCGAGATCCTGGGACGAGCCAGCATCGGACCACTAAGtgaaagtgaagaagaggaggaggaggacgataACAGAAAAAGGACTGCAATAGACGGAGGGCAAAAGATTGTTTTTGAAAGGGACTGCATAGAACTGGACTTGAACCTTATAGAAGAGAACTGA
- the ctbp1l gene encoding C-terminal-binding protein 1 isoform X2, with amino-acid sequence MALMDKHKQVKRQRLDRICIRPPILNGPMHPRPLVALLDGRDCTVEMPILKDVATVAFCDAQSTQEIHEKVLNEAVAALLYHTITLSRDDLEKFKGLRVIVRIGSGFDNVDIKAAAELGIAVCNVPASSVEETADTSLCLILNLYRRVTWMHQALREGTRASSVEQIREVAGGAARIRGETLGIIGLGRVGQAVALRAKAFGFGVIFYDPYLPDGVERSLGLQRMATLQDLLIHSDCVSLHCSLNEHNHHLINDFTIKQMRQGAFLVNTSRGGLVDEKALAQALKEGRIRGAALDVHETEPFSFSTGPLKDAPNLICTPHTSWYSEQASVEAREEAAREVRRAITGRIPDSLKNCVNKEYLMAASPWPSMEAATVHPELNGATYRFPPGLINVAAAGGLPGAVGGVESLVTGTLAHGITPVSHPPHAPSPNKAEADRDIPSDQ; translated from the exons ATGGCTCTGatggacaaacacaaacaagtcaAGCGGCAGAGACTTGACCGCATTT GTATCCGACCCCCCATCCTGAACGGGCCAATGCACCCGCGGCCCCTGGTTGCCCTGCTGGACGGGCGCGACTGCACTGTGGAAATGCCCATCCTCAAAGATGTGGCCACAGTGGCGTTCTGCGATGCCCAGTCCACGCAAGAGATTCATGAGAAG GTGCTAAATGAGGCCGTTGCTGCCCTGCTCTACCACACCATCACTCTGTCCAGAGATGACTTGGAAAAGTTTAAAGGCCTACGCGTAATTGTCAGGATCGGCTCCGGCTTCGACAACGTTGACATCAAAGCAGCTGCCGAGCTAG GCATTGCGGTCTGTAACGTGCCAGCATCGTCTGTGGAGGAGACGGCCGACACTTCGCTATGTCTGATCCTCAACCTGTACAGGCGAGTCACCTGGATGCACCAGGCCCTCAGGGAGGGAACCCGGGCCTCTAGTGTGGAGCAGATCAGGGAGGTAGCTGGCGGTGCCGCTCGTATCCGGGGTGAGACTCTGGGCATCATCGGTCTAG GGCGCGTTGGCCAAGCGGTGGCTCTGCGGGCTAAGGCCTTTGGTTTTGGCGTGATCTTTTATGACCCCTATCTGCCTGATGGTGTGGAGCGCTCTCTGGGCCTGCAACGCATGGCCACTCTGCAGGACCTGCTCATCCACTCTGACTGCGTATCCCTGCACTGCAGCCTCAACGAGCACAACCACCACCTCATTAACGACTTCACCATCAAACAG ATGCGTCAGGGAGCCTTCCTGGTGAACACGTCAAGAGGCGGTCTGGTTGACGAGAAAGCGTTGGCTCAGGCCCTGAAAGAGGGCCGGATACGAGGGGCTGCCCTGGACGTTCATGAGACAGAACCCTTCAG TTTTTCAACAGGCCCTCTGAAGGACGCCCCCAACCTGATCTGTACCCCGCACACATCCTGGTACAGTGAGCAGGCCTCCGTGGAGGCTCGCGAGGAGGCAGCCAGGGAGGTTCGCCGCGCCATCACTG GGCGTATCCCTGACAGTCTGAAGAACTGCGTTAATAAGGAGTATCTGATGGCAGCCTCTCCGTGGCCCAGCATGGAGGCAGCCACTGTTCACCCAGAACTTAATGGAGCCACTTACAG ATTTCCTCCAGGTCTGATCAAtgttgcagcagcagggggTCTCCCCGGAGCTGTCGGCGGGGTTGAAAGCCTTGTTACGGGAACCTTGGCGCACGGCATCACCCCCGTCTCCCACCCCCCTCACGCCCCTTCCCCTAATAAGGCCGAAGCCGACAGAGACATCCCCTCCGACCAATAG
- the ctbp1l gene encoding C-terminal-binding protein 1 isoform X3, translating into MQGIRPPILNGPMHPRPLVALLDGRDCTVEMPILKDVATVAFCDAQSTQEIHEKVLNEAVAALLYHTITLSRDDLEKFKGLRVIVRIGSGFDNVDIKAAAELGIAVCNVPASSVEETADTSLCLILNLYRRVTWMHQALREGTRASSVEQIREVAGGAARIRGETLGIIGLGRVGQAVALRAKAFGFGVIFYDPYLPDGVERSLGLQRMATLQDLLIHSDCVSLHCSLNEHNHHLINDFTIKQMRQGAFLVNTSRGGLVDEKALAQALKEGRIRGAALDVHETEPFSFSTGPLKDAPNLICTPHTSWYSEQASVEAREEAAREVRRAITGRIPDSLKNCVNKEYLMAASPWPSMEAATVHPELNGATYRFPPGLINVAAAGGLPGAVGGVESLVTGTLAHGITPVSHPPHAPSPNKAEADRDIPSDQ; encoded by the exons ATGCAAG GTATCCGACCCCCCATCCTGAACGGGCCAATGCACCCGCGGCCCCTGGTTGCCCTGCTGGACGGGCGCGACTGCACTGTGGAAATGCCCATCCTCAAAGATGTGGCCACAGTGGCGTTCTGCGATGCCCAGTCCACGCAAGAGATTCATGAGAAG GTGCTAAATGAGGCCGTTGCTGCCCTGCTCTACCACACCATCACTCTGTCCAGAGATGACTTGGAAAAGTTTAAAGGCCTACGCGTAATTGTCAGGATCGGCTCCGGCTTCGACAACGTTGACATCAAAGCAGCTGCCGAGCTAG GCATTGCGGTCTGTAACGTGCCAGCATCGTCTGTGGAGGAGACGGCCGACACTTCGCTATGTCTGATCCTCAACCTGTACAGGCGAGTCACCTGGATGCACCAGGCCCTCAGGGAGGGAACCCGGGCCTCTAGTGTGGAGCAGATCAGGGAGGTAGCTGGCGGTGCCGCTCGTATCCGGGGTGAGACTCTGGGCATCATCGGTCTAG GGCGCGTTGGCCAAGCGGTGGCTCTGCGGGCTAAGGCCTTTGGTTTTGGCGTGATCTTTTATGACCCCTATCTGCCTGATGGTGTGGAGCGCTCTCTGGGCCTGCAACGCATGGCCACTCTGCAGGACCTGCTCATCCACTCTGACTGCGTATCCCTGCACTGCAGCCTCAACGAGCACAACCACCACCTCATTAACGACTTCACCATCAAACAG ATGCGTCAGGGAGCCTTCCTGGTGAACACGTCAAGAGGCGGTCTGGTTGACGAGAAAGCGTTGGCTCAGGCCCTGAAAGAGGGCCGGATACGAGGGGCTGCCCTGGACGTTCATGAGACAGAACCCTTCAG TTTTTCAACAGGCCCTCTGAAGGACGCCCCCAACCTGATCTGTACCCCGCACACATCCTGGTACAGTGAGCAGGCCTCCGTGGAGGCTCGCGAGGAGGCAGCCAGGGAGGTTCGCCGCGCCATCACTG GGCGTATCCCTGACAGTCTGAAGAACTGCGTTAATAAGGAGTATCTGATGGCAGCCTCTCCGTGGCCCAGCATGGAGGCAGCCACTGTTCACCCAGAACTTAATGGAGCCACTTACAG ATTTCCTCCAGGTCTGATCAAtgttgcagcagcagggggTCTCCCCGGAGCTGTCGGCGGGGTTGAAAGCCTTGTTACGGGAACCTTGGCGCACGGCATCACCCCCGTCTCCCACCCCCCTCACGCCCCTTCCCCTAATAAGGCCGAAGCCGACAGAGACATCCCCTCCGACCAATAG
- the ctbp1l gene encoding C-terminal-binding protein 1 isoform X1, whose protein sequence is MALMDKHKQVKRQRLDRICEGIRPPILNGPMHPRPLVALLDGRDCTVEMPILKDVATVAFCDAQSTQEIHEKVLNEAVAALLYHTITLSRDDLEKFKGLRVIVRIGSGFDNVDIKAAAELGIAVCNVPASSVEETADTSLCLILNLYRRVTWMHQALREGTRASSVEQIREVAGGAARIRGETLGIIGLGRVGQAVALRAKAFGFGVIFYDPYLPDGVERSLGLQRMATLQDLLIHSDCVSLHCSLNEHNHHLINDFTIKQMRQGAFLVNTSRGGLVDEKALAQALKEGRIRGAALDVHETEPFSFSTGPLKDAPNLICTPHTSWYSEQASVEAREEAAREVRRAITGRIPDSLKNCVNKEYLMAASPWPSMEAATVHPELNGATYRFPPGLINVAAAGGLPGAVGGVESLVTGTLAHGITPVSHPPHAPSPNKAEADRDIPSDQ, encoded by the exons ATGGCTCTGatggacaaacacaaacaagtcaAGCGGCAGAGACTTGACCGCATTTGTGAGG GTATCCGACCCCCCATCCTGAACGGGCCAATGCACCCGCGGCCCCTGGTTGCCCTGCTGGACGGGCGCGACTGCACTGTGGAAATGCCCATCCTCAAAGATGTGGCCACAGTGGCGTTCTGCGATGCCCAGTCCACGCAAGAGATTCATGAGAAG GTGCTAAATGAGGCCGTTGCTGCCCTGCTCTACCACACCATCACTCTGTCCAGAGATGACTTGGAAAAGTTTAAAGGCCTACGCGTAATTGTCAGGATCGGCTCCGGCTTCGACAACGTTGACATCAAAGCAGCTGCCGAGCTAG GCATTGCGGTCTGTAACGTGCCAGCATCGTCTGTGGAGGAGACGGCCGACACTTCGCTATGTCTGATCCTCAACCTGTACAGGCGAGTCACCTGGATGCACCAGGCCCTCAGGGAGGGAACCCGGGCCTCTAGTGTGGAGCAGATCAGGGAGGTAGCTGGCGGTGCCGCTCGTATCCGGGGTGAGACTCTGGGCATCATCGGTCTAG GGCGCGTTGGCCAAGCGGTGGCTCTGCGGGCTAAGGCCTTTGGTTTTGGCGTGATCTTTTATGACCCCTATCTGCCTGATGGTGTGGAGCGCTCTCTGGGCCTGCAACGCATGGCCACTCTGCAGGACCTGCTCATCCACTCTGACTGCGTATCCCTGCACTGCAGCCTCAACGAGCACAACCACCACCTCATTAACGACTTCACCATCAAACAG ATGCGTCAGGGAGCCTTCCTGGTGAACACGTCAAGAGGCGGTCTGGTTGACGAGAAAGCGTTGGCTCAGGCCCTGAAAGAGGGCCGGATACGAGGGGCTGCCCTGGACGTTCATGAGACAGAACCCTTCAG TTTTTCAACAGGCCCTCTGAAGGACGCCCCCAACCTGATCTGTACCCCGCACACATCCTGGTACAGTGAGCAGGCCTCCGTGGAGGCTCGCGAGGAGGCAGCCAGGGAGGTTCGCCGCGCCATCACTG GGCGTATCCCTGACAGTCTGAAGAACTGCGTTAATAAGGAGTATCTGATGGCAGCCTCTCCGTGGCCCAGCATGGAGGCAGCCACTGTTCACCCAGAACTTAATGGAGCCACTTACAG ATTTCCTCCAGGTCTGATCAAtgttgcagcagcagggggTCTCCCCGGAGCTGTCGGCGGGGTTGAAAGCCTTGTTACGGGAACCTTGGCGCACGGCATCACCCCCGTCTCCCACCCCCCTCACGCCCCTTCCCCTAATAAGGCCGAAGCCGACAGAGACATCCCCTCCGACCAATAG